A stretch of Suncus etruscus isolate mSunEtr1 chromosome 9, mSunEtr1.pri.cur, whole genome shotgun sequence DNA encodes these proteins:
- the LOC126018453 gene encoding LOW QUALITY PROTEIN: olfactory receptor 51A4-like (The sequence of the model RefSeq protein was modified relative to this genomic sequence to represent the inferred CDS: inserted 2 bases in 1 codon) gives MPLHNDTNIEALRFLLVGIPGLEKSHIWISIPFSXLYLLSLLGNFTILFFIKTEPSLHEPMYYFLSMLSISDLGLSLSSLPTTLGLFLFNIQEIKAAACFAQEFFIHLFTVTEASVLSVMAFDRYVAIHNPLRYSTILTSSKVIKTGVLLTSKNVLLILPLPFLLQRLTYCHQNLLSHSYCLHQDVMKLACSDNRVNVVYGLCAALSTILDLLFITFSYIMILKTVMGIATPREQFKALNTCISHICAVLIFYVPMLSAAMLHRFARSVSPMVHILMADVFLLVPPLMNPIVYCVKTRQIREKLVEKFCPQKSRSKE, from the exons ATGCCTTTACATAATGACACCAACATTGAAGCTCTCAGATTCCTCCTTGTCGGGATCCCTGGACTGGAGAAGAGTCATATCTGGATATCCATTCCTTTCTC TCtgtaccttctttctctcctgggTAACTTTACCATTCTCTTCTTTATCAAGACAGAGCCAAGCCTCCATGAACCCATGTATTATTTCCTTTCCATGCTTTCCATTTCTGATCTAGGTTTGTCCCTCTCTTCTTTACCCACAACATTGGGATTATTCCTATTTaacattcaagaaataaaagcagcTGCCTGCTTTGCCCAGGAGTTTTTTATCCACCTTTTTACGGTCACTGAAGCTTCTGTATTATCTGTAATGGCATTTGATCGATACGTGGCCATCCACAACCCTCTGAGATACAGCACGATCTTAACCAGCTCCAAAGTCATCAAGACAGGAGTATTGCTAACATCTAAAAATGTTCTCTTGATTCTTCCACTGCCCTTTCTGTTGCAAAGGCTAACATACTGTCATCAAAACCTGCTGTCACATTCCTACTGTCTCCACCAGGATGTCATGAAGCTGGCATGCTCTGATAACAGAGTCAATGTTGTCTATGGACTCTGTGCCGCCCTTTCTACCATACTGGATTTGTTGTTTATTACGTTCTCTTACATAATGATCTTAAAGACAGTAATGGGCATCGCAACACCCAGAGAGCAGTTCAAGGCTCTCAACACCTGCATCTCACACATATGTGCAGTGCTTATCTTCTATGTGCCCATGTTGAGTGCAGCAATGCTCCATCGTTTTGCCAGAAGTGTGTCTCCCATGGTTCACATTCTCATGGCTGATGTTTTCCTATTGGTACCTCCCCTAATGAATCCTATCGTGTACTGCGTGAAGACCCGTCAAATCCGAGAAAAGCTTGTGGAAAAATTTTGCCCCCAAAAAAGTAGGTCAAAGGAATAA
- the LOC126018454 gene encoding olfactory receptor 51A7-like, translated as MSVFNTSGMEISTFFLTGIPGMEYAYHWISIPICFTYLIAILGNCTILFFIKTETSLHEPMYYFLFMLAFSDLGLSVSSLPTMLRIFLFNATAISPDACIAQEFFIHGFTAIESSVLVIMSIDRLIAIDNPLRYTSILTIDRVIKIELAFGGLCILFVFPFPFILKRLKFCQKSLLSHSYCLHQDVMKLACSDNKVNVIYGMIVALLAMIGLCCISVSYMLILKIVLGIASHRGRLKVFNTCISHICAVLIFYVPIVTLAVLHRFGKNVSPIIRIIIADIFLLAPPLMNPIVYSVKSQQIRNLILAKFFKK; from the coding sequence ATGTCAGTCTTTAATACTTCTGGCATGGAAATCTCTACTTTCTTCCTCACTGGGATCCCAGGAATGGAGTATGCTTATCACTGGATCTCAATCCCAATTTGCTTCACATATCTCATTGCCATCCTGGGGAACTGCACTATTCTTTTCTTCATAAAAACAGAGACTTCTCTGCATGAGCCtatgtattattttctcttcATGCTGGCCTTTTCTGATCTGGGGTTGTCTGTCTCCTCCCTTCCAACGATGCTGAGAATCTTTTTGTTTAATGCCACTGCTATTTCACCTGATGCCTGCATTGCTCAAGAGTTTTTTATCCATGGATTCACAGCAATAGAGTCATCAGTTCTTGTTATCATGTCTATAGATCGTTTAATAGCCATTGACAACCCTCTGAGATACACCTCAATTTTGACCATTGACCGAGTCATTAAAATCGAACTTGCTTTTGGAGgattatgtattttgtttgtctttcctttcccttttattcTAAAGAGACTAAAATTCTGTCAGAAAAGCCTTCTATCCCACTCCTACTGCCTCCACCAGGATGTCATGAAGTTGGCCTGTTCTGACAACAAAGTTAATGTCATCTACGGAATGATTGTGGCTCTACTAGCTATGATAGGCTTGTGTTGTATTTCTGTCTCTTACATGCTGATTCTGAAAATTGTTCTAGGCATTGCCTCACACAGAGGTCGTCTCAAGGTCTTCAATACTTGCATTTCTCACATCTGTGCTGTACTCATATTCTATGTGCCTATAGTTACCTTGGCTGTCCTTCACCGCTTTGGCAAAAATGTTTCTCCAATTATCAGGATAATAATAGCTGATATCTTCCTTCTGGCTCCACCTCTAATGAATCCCATTGTATACTCTGTAAAAAGTCAACAGATTAGAAACCTTATCCTGGCAAAATTCTTTAAGAAATAG
- the LOC126018455 gene encoding olfactory receptor 51L1-like has product MVWMNNSDTTEPLFILKGFPGLEHIHSWLSIPFCFAYLIAFIGNVTILSVVWIEPSLHQPMYYFLSILALTDLGMSLSTLPTMLSVLWSDAREIHANACYTQLFFIHTFTFLESSVLLAMAFDRFVAICRPLHYNTILTNRVICKIGLACLLRSMGVVLPTPLLLRRYHYCHVNNLSHAFCLHQDVLKLSCSDARVNSVYGLCIVIVTLGVDSVFILLSYVLILNAVLGIASREERQKALNTCVSHICVVLIFFVPVIGVSMVHRFGKHLSPIVHILMADIYLLLPPVLNPIVYSVRTKQIRQGILRSFGLGRRS; this is encoded by the coding sequence ATGGTCTGGATGAATAACAGTGATACTACGGAGCCCTTATTCATCCTGAAAGGATTTCCTGGACTGGAGCATATTCATTCTTGGCTCTCAATACCATTTTGTTTTGCATATTTGATAGCATTTATTGGTAATGTCACCATTCTCTCTGTTGTCTGGATTGAGCCCTCACTCCACCAGCCCATGTATTATTTTCTGTCTATCTTGGCACTAACTGACCTTGGTATGTCCCTATCCACACTTCCTACCATGCTTTCAGTATTGTGGTCTGATGCTCGGGAAATCCACGCAAATGCCTGCTATACTCAGCTCTTCTTCATACACACATTCACTTTCTTAGAGTCATCAGTTCTGTTAGCCATGGCCTTTGATCGTTTTGTTGCTATCTGCCGCCCCCTGCACTACAACACTATCCTTACTAACAGAGTCATTTGCAAGATTGGTTTGGCCTGTCTTCTAAGAAGTATGGGAGTTGTTCTGCCTACTCCTTTGCTACTGAGACGCTATCACTACTGCCATGTTAATAACCTTTCTCATGCCTTCTGTTTGCACCAGGATGTTCTAAAATTATCCTGCTCAGATGCCAGGGTCAATAGTGTTTATGGACTGTGTATAGTTATTGTCACACTGGGTGTGGATTCGGTCTTCATACTGCTTTCTTATGTCTTGATTCTGAATGCTGTGCTTGGCATTGCATCTCGTGAGGAGAGGCAAAAGGCACTAAACACATGTGTATCACACATTTGTGTGGTGCTCATTTTCTTTGTGCCTGTTATTGGGGTGTCAATGGTTCATCGCTTTGGAAAGCATCTGTCCCCAATAGTTCATATCCTCATGGCTGACATTTACCTGCTTCTTCCTCCAGTCCTTAACCCTATTGTTTACAGtgtcagaacaaaacaaattcGTCAAGGGATTCTTCGAAGTTTTGGACTGGGAAGAAGGTCTTAA